A stretch of the Arvicanthis niloticus isolate mArvNil1 chromosome 30, mArvNil1.pat.X, whole genome shotgun sequence genome encodes the following:
- the LOC143440864 gene encoding leukocyte immunoglobulin-like receptor subfamily A member 6 isoform X4 yields MTLTLTALLYLGLILGSGNPVLSGAFSKPTIKVVPSNVVTIGQQVTIFCEGSLHAKEYCLHKEGSPDCLILRTLRETEKKAKFSISRIRWNHAGQYWCSYKTPTNMLRQSDIMELVVTVSQPQDYTAENLIRMGMSVLILVLLGILLFEAQHSQRQTQHMAGRESSASFMVAESCE; encoded by the exons ATGACCCTCACTCTCACAGCCCTGCTGTATCTTG GATTGATCCTGGGATCTGGGAACCCAGTACTGTCAG GGGCCTTCTCTAAACCCACAATCAAGGTGGTGCCAAGCAATGTGGTGACCATTGGGCAACAGGTGACCATCTTCTGTGAAGGGTCCTTACATGCCAAAGAATACTGTCTCCACAAAGAAGGAAGTCCCGATTGCCTGATACTGAGAACCCTTCGAGAAACTGAAAAGAAGGCCAAGTTCTCTATCTCACGGATTCGATGGAATCATGCAGGTCAATACTGGTGTTCCTATAAAACCCCAACTAACATGTTACGACAAAGTGACATCATGGAGCTGGTGGTGACAG TTTCACAGCCCCAGGATTACACAGCGGAGAATCTCATCAGGATGGGGATGTCAGTCTTGATCCTTGTGCTTCTTGGCATTCTGCTGTTTGAAGCTCAGCACAGTCAAAGACAGACCCAACATATGGCTGGGAGAGAAAGCAGTGCTTCTTTCATGGTGGCAGAATCCTGTGAATAA
- the LOC143440864 gene encoding leukocyte immunoglobulin-like receptor subfamily A member 5 isoform X3, giving the protein MTLTLTALLYLGLILGSGNPVLSGAFSKPTIKVVPSNVVTIGQQVTIFCEGSLHAKEYCLHKEGSPDCLILRTLRETEKKAKFSISRIRWNHAGQYWCSYKTPTNMLRQSDIMELVVTGVILGEVMLSVLPSYVVTSGGNVTLQCASQVTYDRFILMKEDEKFSTLVPSWQTYPAIWRALFTVGPVTSNQRWRFTCYGYYLSNSQSWSRPSNHLELLVPVSQPQDYTAENLIRMGMSVLILVLLGILLFEAQHSQRQTQHMAGRESSASFMVAESCE; this is encoded by the exons ATGACCCTCACTCTCACAGCCCTGCTGTATCTTG GATTGATCCTGGGATCTGGGAACCCAGTACTGTCAG GGGCCTTCTCTAAACCCACAATCAAGGTGGTGCCAAGCAATGTGGTGACCATTGGGCAACAGGTGACCATCTTCTGTGAAGGGTCCTTACATGCCAAAGAATACTGTCTCCACAAAGAAGGAAGTCCCGATTGCCTGATACTGAGAACCCTTCGAGAAACTGAAAAGAAGGCCAAGTTCTCTATCTCACGGATTCGATGGAATCATGCAGGTCAATACTGGTGTTCCTATAAAACCCCAACTAACATGTTACGACAAAGTGACATCATGGAGCTGGTGGTGACAG GAGTTATCCTTGGTGAAGTCATGCTGTCTGTCCTCCCCAGCTATGTTGTGACTTCAGGGGGAAATGTGACCCTTCAGTGTGCATCACAAGTTACATATGATAGGTTTATTCTAATGAAGGAAGATGAGAAATTCTCCACTCTGGTGCCCTCATGGCAAACATACCCTGCAATATGGCGAGCCCTTTTCACAGTGGGTCCTGTGACCTCTAACCAAAGGTGGAGGTTCACATGCTATGGATATTACTTGAGTAACTCTCAGTCGTGGTCAAGGCCCAGTAACCACTTAGAACTCCTGGTCCCAG TTTCACAGCCCCAGGATTACACAGCGGAGAATCTCATCAGGATGGGGATGTCAGTCTTGATCCTTGTGCTTCTTGGCATTCTGCTGTTTGAAGCTCAGCACAGTCAAAGACAGACCCAACATATGGCTGGGAGAGAAAGCAGTGCTTCTTTCATGGTGGCAGAATCCTGTGAATAA
- the LOC143440864 gene encoding leukocyte immunoglobulin-like receptor subfamily A member 6 isoform X1: MTLTLTALLYLGLILGSGNPVLSGAFSKPTIKVVPSNVVTIGQQVTIFCEGSLHAKEYCLHKEGSPDCLILRTLRETEKKAKFSISRIRWNHAGQYWCSYKTPTNMLRQSDIMELVVTGVILGEVMLSVLPSYVVTSGGNVTLQCASQVTYDRFILMKEDEKFSTLVPSWQTYPAIWRALFTVGPVTSNQRWRFTCYGYYLSNSQSWSRPSNHLELLVPGASWLFEFPQLRILCGCGERGRLLHCWWECKLVQPLCKSVWWFFRKLDIVFRFYKLKFESSQRQQVPVIPHIICVICLKRMSLEPT; encoded by the exons ATGACCCTCACTCTCACAGCCCTGCTGTATCTTG GATTGATCCTGGGATCTGGGAACCCAGTACTGTCAG GGGCCTTCTCTAAACCCACAATCAAGGTGGTGCCAAGCAATGTGGTGACCATTGGGCAACAGGTGACCATCTTCTGTGAAGGGTCCTTACATGCCAAAGAATACTGTCTCCACAAAGAAGGAAGTCCCGATTGCCTGATACTGAGAACCCTTCGAGAAACTGAAAAGAAGGCCAAGTTCTCTATCTCACGGATTCGATGGAATCATGCAGGTCAATACTGGTGTTCCTATAAAACCCCAACTAACATGTTACGACAAAGTGACATCATGGAGCTGGTGGTGACAG GAGTTATCCTTGGTGAAGTCATGCTGTCTGTCCTCCCCAGCTATGTTGTGACTTCAGGGGGAAATGTGACCCTTCAGTGTGCATCACAAGTTACATATGATAGGTTTATTCTAATGAAGGAAGATGAGAAATTCTCCACTCTGGTGCCCTCATGGCAAACATACCCTGCAATATGGCGAGCCCTTTTCACAGTGGGTCCTGTGACCTCTAACCAAAGGTGGAGGTTCACATGCTATGGATATTACTTGAGTAACTCTCAGTCGTGGTCAAGGCCCAGTAACCACTTAGAACTCCTGGTCCCAG gcgCTTCATggctattcgagtttcctcagttgagaattctttgtggatgtggagaaagaggaagactcctccattgttggtgggaatgcaagctggtacaaccactctgcaaatcagtctggtggttcttcagaaaattggacatagttttCCGTTTCTACAAGTTGAAATTTGAGAGCTCACAGAGGCAGCAAGTTCCTGTTATTCCTCATATCATCTGTGTCATCTGCTTAAAGAGAATGTCTCTAGAACCCACTTAA
- the LOC143440866 gene encoding leukocyte immunoglobulin-like receptor subfamily A member 5 isoform X1, producing the protein MTFFFIAVLYLGLNMGQETSVLERISHKPTLSVQPGSVVAKGKQVIISCEVTTGAQEFRLYKEGGPHPWRTQNTPKATNKAQFLIPSIEQRYGGIYRCYYKTSTGWSEHSNPLEVAVTGLYSKPSLGIQSSTVVISGEIVTLQCVSQLGFNRFVLTMEGEQKPFLIQDSEFINSTGQFQGLFPVGPVTSSHRWKFRCYGYHINSPQVWSEPSDLLEIRVSETDQLLRPSPNTTDPKTVSQPQDYTMENLIRMGVSVLVLVLFGILLFEAQHSQRQTQHMAGRESSASFMVAESCE; encoded by the exons ATGACCTTTTTCTTCATAGCCGTGCTCTATCTGG GGCTGAATATGGGCCAAGAGACCTCCGTGTTGGAAA GGATTTCCCACAAGCCAACCCTCAGTGTTCAACCAGGATCGGTGGTTGCCAAAGGGAAGCAGGTGATCATCTCATGTGAGGTGACCACAGGGGCCCAGGAATTCCGTCTTTATAAGGAGGGGGGTCCACATCCTTGGCGCACACAGAACACTCCGAAGGCCACAAACAAAGCTCAGTTCTTGATCCCATCAATTGAACAACGATATGGAGGGATATATCGCTGTTACTATAAGACCTCCACTGGGTGGTCAGAGCACAGTAACCCTCTAGAGGTTGCAGTGACAG GACTCTATAGTAAACCCAGCCTGGGCATCCAGTCCAGCACTGTGGTAATCTCAGGGGAGATTGTGACCCTTCAGTGTGTTTCACAGCTCGGATTTAACAGGTTTGTTCTGACTATGGAAGGAGAACAGAAGCCGTTCTTGATCCAAGACTCAGAGTTTATAAACTCTACTGGGCAATTCCAGGGCCTGTTTCCTGTGGGCCCTGTGACCTCCAGCCATAGGTGGAAATTCAGATGTTACGGCTATCATATCAACAGCCCCCAGGTGTGGTCGGAACCCAGCGATCTCTTGGAAATACGTGTGTCAG AAACAGATCAGCTCCTCAGGCCATCACCAAACACAACAGACCCCAAGACAG TCTCACAGCCCCAGGATTACACAATGGAGAATCTCATCAGGATGGGGGTGTCAGTCTTGGTCCTTGTGCTTTTTGGCATTTTGCTGTTTGAAGCTCAGCACAGTCAAAGACAGACTCAACATATGGCTGGGAGAGAAAGCAGTGCTTCTTTCATGGTGGCAGAGTCCTGTGAATAA
- the LOC143440866 gene encoding leukocyte immunoglobulin-like receptor subfamily A member 5 isoform X2 gives MTFFFIAVLYLGISHKPTLSVQPGSVVAKGKQVIISCEVTTGAQEFRLYKEGGPHPWRTQNTPKATNKAQFLIPSIEQRYGGIYRCYYKTSTGWSEHSNPLEVAVTGLYSKPSLGIQSSTVVISGEIVTLQCVSQLGFNRFVLTMEGEQKPFLIQDSEFINSTGQFQGLFPVGPVTSSHRWKFRCYGYHINSPQVWSEPSDLLEIRVSETDQLLRPSPNTTDPKTVSQPQDYTMENLIRMGVSVLVLVLFGILLFEAQHSQRQTQHMAGRESSASFMVAESCE, from the exons ATGACCTTTTTCTTCATAGCCGTGCTCTATCTGG GGATTTCCCACAAGCCAACCCTCAGTGTTCAACCAGGATCGGTGGTTGCCAAAGGGAAGCAGGTGATCATCTCATGTGAGGTGACCACAGGGGCCCAGGAATTCCGTCTTTATAAGGAGGGGGGTCCACATCCTTGGCGCACACAGAACACTCCGAAGGCCACAAACAAAGCTCAGTTCTTGATCCCATCAATTGAACAACGATATGGAGGGATATATCGCTGTTACTATAAGACCTCCACTGGGTGGTCAGAGCACAGTAACCCTCTAGAGGTTGCAGTGACAG GACTCTATAGTAAACCCAGCCTGGGCATCCAGTCCAGCACTGTGGTAATCTCAGGGGAGATTGTGACCCTTCAGTGTGTTTCACAGCTCGGATTTAACAGGTTTGTTCTGACTATGGAAGGAGAACAGAAGCCGTTCTTGATCCAAGACTCAGAGTTTATAAACTCTACTGGGCAATTCCAGGGCCTGTTTCCTGTGGGCCCTGTGACCTCCAGCCATAGGTGGAAATTCAGATGTTACGGCTATCATATCAACAGCCCCCAGGTGTGGTCGGAACCCAGCGATCTCTTGGAAATACGTGTGTCAG AAACAGATCAGCTCCTCAGGCCATCACCAAACACAACAGACCCCAAGACAG TCTCACAGCCCCAGGATTACACAATGGAGAATCTCATCAGGATGGGGGTGTCAGTCTTGGTCCTTGTGCTTTTTGGCATTTTGCTGTTTGAAGCTCAGCACAGTCAAAGACAGACTCAACATATGGCTGGGAGAGAAAGCAGTGCTTCTTTCATGGTGGCAGAGTCCTGTGAATAA
- the LOC143440864 gene encoding leukocyte immunoglobulin-like receptor subfamily A member 6 isoform X2, translated as MGLILGSGNPVLSGAFSKPTIKVVPSNVVTIGQQVTIFCEGSLHAKEYCLHKEGSPDCLILRTLRETEKKAKFSISRIRWNHAGQYWCSYKTPTNMLRQSDIMELVVTGVILGEVMLSVLPSYVVTSGGNVTLQCASQVTYDRFILMKEDEKFSTLVPSWQTYPAIWRALFTVGPVTSNQRWRFTCYGYYLSNSQSWSRPSNHLELLVPGASWLFEFPQLRILCGCGERGRLLHCWWECKLVQPLCKSVWWFFRKLDIVFRFYKLKFESSQRQQVPVIPHIICVICLKRMSLEPT; from the exons atgg GATTGATCCTGGGATCTGGGAACCCAGTACTGTCAG GGGCCTTCTCTAAACCCACAATCAAGGTGGTGCCAAGCAATGTGGTGACCATTGGGCAACAGGTGACCATCTTCTGTGAAGGGTCCTTACATGCCAAAGAATACTGTCTCCACAAAGAAGGAAGTCCCGATTGCCTGATACTGAGAACCCTTCGAGAAACTGAAAAGAAGGCCAAGTTCTCTATCTCACGGATTCGATGGAATCATGCAGGTCAATACTGGTGTTCCTATAAAACCCCAACTAACATGTTACGACAAAGTGACATCATGGAGCTGGTGGTGACAG GAGTTATCCTTGGTGAAGTCATGCTGTCTGTCCTCCCCAGCTATGTTGTGACTTCAGGGGGAAATGTGACCCTTCAGTGTGCATCACAAGTTACATATGATAGGTTTATTCTAATGAAGGAAGATGAGAAATTCTCCACTCTGGTGCCCTCATGGCAAACATACCCTGCAATATGGCGAGCCCTTTTCACAGTGGGTCCTGTGACCTCTAACCAAAGGTGGAGGTTCACATGCTATGGATATTACTTGAGTAACTCTCAGTCGTGGTCAAGGCCCAGTAACCACTTAGAACTCCTGGTCCCAG gcgCTTCATggctattcgagtttcctcagttgagaattctttgtggatgtggagaaagaggaagactcctccattgttggtgggaatgcaagctggtacaaccactctgcaaatcagtctggtggttcttcagaaaattggacatagttttCCGTTTCTACAAGTTGAAATTTGAGAGCTCACAGAGGCAGCAAGTTCCTGTTATTCCTCATATCATCTGTGTCATCTGCTTAAAGAGAATGTCTCTAGAACCCACTTAA